One window of Siniperca chuatsi isolate FFG_IHB_CAS linkage group LG15, ASM2008510v1, whole genome shotgun sequence genomic DNA carries:
- the LOC122862241 gene encoding G-protein coupled receptor 4-like isoform X2: MDAGHLNQTSTSTSCTVESSLEKHMYPAAYSLFFIVGFPANCLSLYVAWMLMRNGNSTAVYLVNLSISDLLYTISLPVWIELALLKPLGSLCSLVAVIMHNSFYVGSGLLCCISFDRYLALVYPLHFHWVREVRTAAAIVQSLRQSVSILAEERRKVGLMLLFLLLTYIVAFVPYQTVMLLRAILEPGVCVYAVRLRDPYLVTVAMTTINSTLDPIIYCLISESAQKEIRKALEKGRAVFIRRIWSESSSGIQSVS; the protein is encoded by the exons ATGGACGCAGGTCATCTCAACCAGACAAGCACATCTACCTCCTGCACTGTGGAGTCCTCCTTGGAAAAGCACATGTATCCAGCTGcctattctcttttttttattgtgggCTTTCCAGCAAACTGCCTGTCTCTGTATGTAGCCTGGATGCTGATGAGGAATGGGAACAGCACGGCAGTCTACCTTGTCAACCTGTCCATCTCTGACCTGCTCTACACAATCTCTCTGCCTGTGTGGATTGAGCTGGCCCTGCTGAAGCCTCTGGGTAGTCTCTGCAGTTTAGTGGCTGTGATCATGCACAACAGCTTTTACGTCGGCTCAGGCCTCCTTTGCTGCATCTCCTTTGATCGCTACCTAGCATTGGTCTATCCTCTCCACTTTCACTGGGTCCGAGAGGTGcggacagcagcagct aTTGTGCAATCTCTCCGACAGAGCGTCTCCATCCTGGCAGAGGAGCGCAGGAAAGTGGGACTGATGTTGTTGTTCCTTCTTCTAACCTACATAGTGGCCTTTGTGCCCTACCAGACTGTCATGCTGCTCAGAGCCATACTGGAGCCCGGGGTCTGCGTCTATGCTGTGAGGCTCAGAGATCCATACCTGGTCACAGTTGCCATGACCACCATAAACAGTACACTGGATCCTATAATATACTGTTTAATCAGTGAGAGTGCTCAGAAAGAGATTAGGAAAGCTCTAGAGAAAGGTAGAGCAGTTTTTATTAGGAGGATTTGGTCAGAGAGCTCTTCTGGAATTCAGTCAGTTTCCTAA
- the LOC122862241 gene encoding G-protein coupled receptor 4-like isoform X1: MDAGHLNQTSTSTSCTVESSLEKHMYPAAYSLFFIVGFPANCLSLYVAWMLMRNGNSTAVYLVNLSISDLLYTISLPVWIELALLKPLGSLCSLVAVIMHNSFYVGSGLLCCISFDRYLALVYPLHFHWVREVRTAAAQIVQSLRQSVSILAEERRKVGLMLLFLLLTYIVAFVPYQTVMLLRAILEPGVCVYAVRLRDPYLVTVAMTTINSTLDPIIYCLISESAQKEIRKALEKGRAVFIRRIWSESSSGIQSVS; this comes from the exons ATGGACGCAGGTCATCTCAACCAGACAAGCACATCTACCTCCTGCACTGTGGAGTCCTCCTTGGAAAAGCACATGTATCCAGCTGcctattctcttttttttattgtgggCTTTCCAGCAAACTGCCTGTCTCTGTATGTAGCCTGGATGCTGATGAGGAATGGGAACAGCACGGCAGTCTACCTTGTCAACCTGTCCATCTCTGACCTGCTCTACACAATCTCTCTGCCTGTGTGGATTGAGCTGGCCCTGCTGAAGCCTCTGGGTAGTCTCTGCAGTTTAGTGGCTGTGATCATGCACAACAGCTTTTACGTCGGCTCAGGCCTCCTTTGCTGCATCTCCTTTGATCGCTACCTAGCATTGGTCTATCCTCTCCACTTTCACTGGGTCCGAGAGGTGcggacagcagcagct cagaTTGTGCAATCTCTCCGACAGAGCGTCTCCATCCTGGCAGAGGAGCGCAGGAAAGTGGGACTGATGTTGTTGTTCCTTCTTCTAACCTACATAGTGGCCTTTGTGCCCTACCAGACTGTCATGCTGCTCAGAGCCATACTGGAGCCCGGGGTCTGCGTCTATGCTGTGAGGCTCAGAGATCCATACCTGGTCACAGTTGCCATGACCACCATAAACAGTACACTGGATCCTATAATATACTGTTTAATCAGTGAGAGTGCTCAGAAAGAGATTAGGAAAGCTCTAGAGAAAGGTAGAGCAGTTTTTATTAGGAGGATTTGGTCAGAGAGCTCTTCTGGAATTCAGTCAGTTTCCTAA